The following are encoded in a window of Chryseobacterium sp. genomic DNA:
- a CDS encoding chloride channel protein, translating into MERQKIVKQHYFRLILASIAVALASAILAFGLKHLTEYLQHQIFGVAGSYAALYIILPSVGITMIYFSRKYVFQNRKNKGITEIYKTLDQRKEHLPLFKIPSHFINGFLTVIFGGSTGIEVSTVVATATIGNYGYKKEFSARMYKRELICAGVVAGVAVLFASPLAGFLFAMEVIARKIRLSLVISCTVAALSSFLFIRLFDNQTIFNTPVADWNYAAVPFFILLSISGGLLSVYFTLLVTRMKTFFGGISNNFIRVNLGAIAVGLLIFFFPALYGDSYHGLRMMLESPPEGSSATLMLILTLAILKPLAAALTLGAGGDGGVFAPSIVAGAFLGLSFAIIGNTYFGMQFIPVNFALIGAASMLSAALFAPLTSSVLICSLLPGGFMLYFPVFICCFIATATAKKILPYNVYTYDRYVNATA; encoded by the coding sequence TTGGAAAGACAGAAAATTGTAAAGCAGCATTATTTCAGGCTTATTTTGGCATCAATTGCTGTTGCCCTCGCAAGTGCGATACTCGCTTTTGGCCTCAAGCATCTCACTGAGTACCTGCAGCATCAAATATTTGGCGTCGCAGGCAGTTACGCTGCATTATACATAATCCTGCCCTCGGTCGGAATAACGATGATTTATTTCTCAAGGAAATATGTTTTTCAGAACAGGAAAAATAAAGGCATCACCGAGATTTACAAAACACTGGACCAGCGGAAGGAACATTTACCCTTATTTAAGATTCCGTCGCACTTTATCAATGGTTTCCTAACTGTTATTTTCGGCGGATCCACCGGTATTGAGGTGTCAACCGTGGTAGCGACAGCTACCATTGGAAATTATGGCTATAAAAAGGAGTTCTCCGCCAGAATGTACAAGCGCGAACTTATTTGCGCAGGCGTAGTTGCGGGTGTTGCTGTTTTGTTTGCAAGCCCACTGGCCGGATTTCTGTTTGCCATGGAGGTTATTGCACGTAAAATACGTCTTTCACTCGTTATTTCCTGCACAGTGGCTGCACTGAGCAGTTTTCTTTTCATCCGACTTTTCGACAACCAGACAATATTTAATACGCCTGTAGCCGACTGGAACTATGCTGCAGTACCCTTTTTTATATTGTTAAGTATTTCAGGTGGTCTTCTTTCTGTATATTTCACGCTGTTGGTTACGCGTATGAAAACATTTTTCGGAGGTATCAGCAACAATTTTATTAGGGTAAACCTGGGTGCTATAGCCGTTGGTCTCCTAATTTTCTTTTTTCCGGCTTTATACGGGGACAGTTATCACGGTTTACGAATGATGTTGGAAAGCCCGCCGGAGGGCAGCAGCGCAACTTTGATGCTGATCCTTACGCTGGCCATTCTGAAACCATTGGCTGCAGCACTGACACTTGGCGCCGGCGGTGACGGGGGCGTTTTTGCGCCAAGCATCGTGGCCGGCGCTTTTCTGGGGTTAAGCTTTGCTATAATTGGTAACACCTATTTTGGAATGCAGTTTATTCCGGTAAACTTTGCCCTGATAGGGGCTGCATCTATGCTCTCTGCAGCTTTGTTTGCTCCGCTTACTTCCAGCGTTCTGATCTGCAGCTTACTACCGGGTGGATTTATGCTTTATTTCCCCGTGTTC